The Vespula vulgaris chromosome 2, iyVesVulg1.1, whole genome shotgun sequence genome has a segment encoding these proteins:
- the LOC127072916 gene encoding WW domain-binding protein 11, with product MGRRSINTTKSGKYMNPTDQARKEARKKELKKNKKQRQLVRAAVLKGKDPTQIIEEMEKIDQMEYNVMQPPPLNEKVLKDKRKKLKETLDRVLKMYAKDDQEKWIELKEQLIQYERRRIDLVSYFEAVRHAQQVQVDEIPLPSTASDISRMYPGSLTSQIPLPDMPQPPAHMYPPHPHYIPQHHPLMNIPIPPSILKKTSAYATAPSIPTMAPNKEPPGVPPFPPPDLSSDDEDVAEKSKDAPAKSRTIRFADDKDDNKQDSDKEKDSEKDKEKDREMTKVKPTTLQQKMLAMAGQDIDQFMREMEVVHKKRETERAQDLNARLSLLEAENESNSKSNNKTNNKTEDEELEPPGASEHSSGHNQHASSHSHTQHTQQHNLPHMNLPPPPLLYRPPPPPLHLRMPPPPPPRIGLRLPPGPPPGLPRMLRPGPPSMPRMPPPQMQMPSLSNISNIGNAQMQTQAGTGSQPKTPNVLSAAPQLINRKDKDGKNTTTIEAKPQIRNLAADVTRFLPTSLRVKRDDKRKPTSNISRLSERLPETQPLRTTQPKTKDDAYMQFMQEMEGLL from the exons ATGGGTCGACGTTCAATTAATACCACGAAAAGTGGGAAATATATGAATCCCACTGATCAAGCAC GTAAGGAAGCTcgtaagaaagaattaaagaaaaataaaaaacaaagacaaTTGGTGCGAGCTGCTGTTTTAAAAGGCAAAGATCCTACTCAAATAAttgaagaaatggaaaaaatagaTCAAATGG AATACAACGTTATGCAGCCACCACctttaaatgaaaaagtattaaaagataaacgaaagaaacttAAGGAAACCTTAGACCgtgttttaaaaatgtat GCAAAAGATGATCAAGAAAAATGGATAGAATTAAAAGAACAATTAATACAATACGAACGAAGGAGAATAGATTTAGTCTCATATTTTGAAGCTGTAAGACATGCACAACAGGTACAGGTTGATGAAATACCATTGCCATCTACAGCTAGTGATATATCTAGGATGTATCCAG GCTCATTAACATCACAAATTCCACTACCAGACATGCCACAACCTCCTGCTCATATGTATCCACCACATCCACATTATATTCCACAACATCATCCACTCATGAACATACCAATACCACCaagtattttaaagaaaaccAGTGCATATGCCACAGCTCCATCAATACCTACAATGGCACCAAATAAAGAACCACCAGGTGTTCCACCTTTTCCACCACCTGACCTTTCAAGTGATGATGAAGATGTCGCAGAAAAG AGTAAAGATGCACCAGCAAAATCAAGAACAATACGTTTCGCGGATgataaagatgataataaGCAAGATtctgataaagaaaaagattcagagaaagataaagaaaaagatagagaaatgaCAAAGGTGAAGCCAACTACTTTGCAACAAAAAATGTTGGCCATGGCAGGTCAAGATATTGATCAATTTATGCGTGAAATGGAAGTAGTTCATAAAAAACGAGAAACTGAACGTGCTCAAGATTTAAATGCTCGCTTATCATTACTCGAGGCAGAGAATGAATCTAATTCTAAATCCAATAATAAAACTAACAACAAAACAGAAGATGAAGAACTCGAGCCTCCAGGAGCATCTGAGCATTCTTCAGGACATAATCAACATGCATCGTCTCATTCTCACACACAACATACGCAGCAACATAATTTGCCCCATATGAATCTTCCACCACCTCCACTTCTATATAGGCCACCACCTCCGCCATTACATCTTCGAATGCCTCCACCGCCCCCACCTCGTATTGGACTTCGTCTTCCACCTG GTCCCCCACCTGGATTACCCAGAATGTTACGACCAGGTCCACCAAGTATGCCTAGAATGCCACCACCACAGATGCAAATGCCTAgtttatctaatatttcaaatataggAAATGCTCAGATGCAAACGCAAGCAGGAACAGGATCACAACCTAAGACTCCTAATGTATTATCTGCTGCTCCTCAATTAATTaacagaaaagataaagatgggAAAAATACTACAACTATTGAAGCCAAACCTCAGATTCGCAATTTAGCTGCGGATGTTACTCGGTTTTTACCAACATCTCTGCGAGTAAAACGAGATGATAAGAGAAAACCAACAAGCAACATATCCAGACTTTCAGAAAGATTACCAGAAACTCAACCACTTCGAACAACACAACCTAAAACAAAGGATGATGCATATATGCAATTTATGCAAGAAATGGAAGGTTTACTctga
- the LOC127072912 gene encoding uncharacterized protein LOC127072912 produces MLHAIAHDVKKKPRTKDVKILEDVTFSQMGLSQYILNGLANCGFQSPSPIQLKAIPLGRCGFDLIVKAKSGTGKTLVFGTVALEMIDVQVSTVQVLILAPTREIAIQISEVLSSIGSALKGLKVESFIGGMVLDGDKKKLKVCHIAVGAPGRVKHLIEKGFLKTDNIRLFVLDEADKLMENSFQGDINYIFSKLPFSKQVIASSATYLGDLESFLKMYMCSPVLTSPDNDGPILVGLKQFVSVVPSHPYTMKQVEIKVEELIKIFNKIPFKQCLVFSNYQSRAQSVCNKINSMGFSATYIIGNQDMVKRQQAIKKLKTLKCRIMLTTDLTARGIDVENVNLVVNLDIPGDAATYLHRIGRGGRYGSYGISITIISDNELELFKDILGTVGGNNFSIAKLPVEYPLNIWNCDYSAFDKIFGKCDRDTDEEEIGNSRLDSDDSLPTLISHEKSQCDEVLLEDNKNNAGNIQLSFNENMLNQIIINNPVCENSKSSKDITISKSEDTINSLPAQHIKEKNKLECSLRNQMEKEIPKFDTSSIEPTSTNLYEFQLINDSNNPSKFQKLNKDVVFKVDLSNIDQDELLNIHDNKMMEYLKFTINKKCATNMSTQINNKINSGITSDNNLIFENKEEQSHFTKKNNISYVELSEDTEDIGVSCIKELLNYMQIHEESFKKRDKLDTGHDEDSILNIASGWNKQLKFEIYLLDNTMSNSIYGTIEKEYCLALKTFLQIQRKAFLCIYPELRTDEEIDDTYAYSLQISKNFMDVYKTIEDFKSCYRKCGKKFDAYFPYPMKEDAFMPNLMISDKEIEDYRKALQYLQQPPDITLRLIEWIKHFTVLDQFEYNNLITKIKEQGKISFDELFAFIQQENIKKINNKVKLKKDSSYSAIQENSCIPLINHNYTNDSILDQIHEDPEDIKKLGEEMNAMNLQNKLNKNSNVIEHLVTCDQKCSTNAQTTDKSNQTDFPNASSLDIHNARKESLLSAPILNKKTKYNYIRKKYSTKTSMNSYRSVPQKSLNAIQTVSVPLAQQVNPETISIYKQIHSFDDHSVPKKCLNTKQNSNINVQMQCHRKNCNTDTKSDGISSHCDVNNWNSYNHNIDPWIQPYSFYNNYTDNNFSYNLNYDTCQKQTSPNSDYYKLKINQNTSNNSVNSDDKEEIDIEELFTSIRIQTNNLHWQIYQSQMLEQYSENE; encoded by the exons atGTTGCATGCTATTGCTCatgatgtaaaaaagaagCCACGCACTAAAGatgttaaaatattagaagATGTAACTTTCTCTCAAATGGGACTCtctcaatatattttaaatgggTTAGCTAATTGTGGTTTTCAAAGTCCATCTCCTATACAACTCAAAGCTATACCATTAGGACGTTGTGGTTTTG atttaataGTAAAAGCAAAATCTGGAACTGGAAAGACATTAGTATTTGGTACTGTGGCTCTTGAAATGATAGATGTTCAAGTATCTACTGTACAAGTTTTAATATTAGCACCTACAAGAGAAATAGCTATCCAAATTTCTGAAGTTTTGTCATCTATTGGTTCAGCATTGAAAG gacTGAAAGTTGAATCTTTTATTGGAGGAATGGTTTTAGAcggtgataaaaaaaaacttaaggTATGTCATATAGCAGTTGGAGCTCCAGGTAGAGTAAAACatttgatagaaaaaggatTCCTTAAAACTGATAATATTAGATTATTTGTACTTGACGAAGCAGATAAATTAATGGAAAATAGTTTCCAAGGAGACATCAA ttatattttttctaaattaccATTTAGTAAACAAGTTATAGCATCAAGTGCAACTTACTTAGGAGATTTGGAATCTTTTCttaaaatgtatatgtgttcACCAGTATTAACATCTCCAGATAATGATGGACCAATTCTTGTTGGTTTAAAACAATTTGTTTCTGTAGTACCTTCACATCCATATACAATGAAACAG gTCGAGATAAAAGTAGAAGAGCTTAtcaagatttttaataaaattccatTTAAACAATGTTTAGTATTCTCAAATTATCAATCAag AGCACAATCtgtatgtaataaaatcaattcaaTGGGTTTTTCTGCTACTTACATAATAGGAAATCAAGATATGGTTAAGCGACAACAggctattaaaaaattaaagacaCTTAAATGTAGAATAATGCTAACAACTGATTTAACTGCTAGAGGTATTGATGttgaaaatgtaaatttagTTGTCAATCTTGATATACCTGGAGATGCAGCTACGTATTTACATAGAATTGGAAGAGGTGGTCGTTATGGATCTTACGGAATTTCTATCACAATTATTTCAGACAATGAATTAGAGTTGTTCAAGGATATATTAGGAACTGTTggaggaaataatttttctattgctAAGCTTCCTGTAGAGTATCCACTTAATATTTGGAATTGTGATTATTCAGCATTTGATAAGATTTTTGGAAAATGTGATCGTGATacagacgaagaagaaattggCAATAGTAGACTTGATTCAGATGATAGTTTGCCTACTCTTATATCTCACGAGAAATCTCAATGTGACGAAGTATTGTTagaggataataaaaataatgcagGTAACATTCAGTTATCCttcaatgaaaatatgttaaatcaaataataattaataatccagTATGTGAAAATAGTAAATCTTCTAAAGATATAACTATATCAAAATCAGAAGATACAATTAATTCGTTACCTGCACAgcacataaaagaaaagaacaaactTGAATGTTCTTTAAGAAatcaaatggaaaaagaaataccaaAGTTTGATACTTCATCTATTGAACCAACATCAACGAATTTATacgaatttcaattaataaatgattccAATAATCCATCTAAGTTTCAAAAACTTAATAAAGATGTTGTGTTTAAAGTTGATTTATCTAATATTGACCAggatgaattattaaatattcatgataataaaatgatgGAGTATTTGAAATTTACAATCAATAAGAAATGTGCTACAAATATGTCTACtcagataaataataaaattaattctggAATTACgagtgataataatttaatatttgaaaataaggAAGAACAAAGCCACttcacaaaaaagaataatatttcgtatgtTGAGTTATCAGAAGATACAGAAGATATTGGTGTTTCTTGtattaaagaattattgaACTATATGCAAATACATGaagaaagttttaaaaaacGGGATAAACTTGATACTGGCCATGATGAAGATTCTATACTAAATATAGCATCAGGATGGAATAAACAGCTTaagtttgaaatttatttattagacaaTACAATGTCAAATTCTATTTATGGaactatagaaaaagaatattgtttAGCTTTAAAAACTTTTCTGCAAATACAAAGGAAAGCTTTTCTCTGTATTTATCCCGAACTTCGTACTGACGAAGAAATTGATGATACCTATGCATATTCATTACAAATATCCAAAAATTTCATGGATGTTTACAAAACAATAGAAGATTTTAAAAGTTGTTATAGAAAATgtggaaaaaaatttgatgCTTACTTTCCTTATCCAATGAAGGAAGATGCTTTTATGCCAAATTTAATGATATCTGATAAAGAAATTGAAGATTATCGTAAGgcattacaatatttacaaCAACCACCAGATATTACATTAAGACTCATAGAGTGGATTAAACATTTTACTGTCTTAGAtcaatttgaatataataatttaattactaaaataaaagaacaaggaaaaatatcttttgatgaattatttgcttttatacAACAAGAGAATatcaaaaagataaataataaagttaaattaaagaaagattctTCGTATTCTGCAATACAAGAAAATAGTTGTATTCcattaataaatcataattatacaAATGATTCTATATTAGATCAGATTCATGAAGATCCAGAAGACATAAAGAAACTTGGTGAGGAAATGAATGCAATGAATttgcaaaataaattaaataaaaattctaatgtAATAGAACATTTAGTTACATGCGATCAAAAATGTAGTACAAATGCACAAACAACAGATAAAAGTAATCAAACTGACTTTCCAAATGCATCGTCTTTGGATATTCATAATGCCAGAAAAGAAAGCTTATTATCAGCTCcaattctaaataaaaaaacaaaatataattatatacgaaagaaatattcaacaaAAACATCTATGAATTCATACAGATCTGTACCACAAAAAAGCTTAAATGCTATTCAAACTGTTTCTGTTCCATTAGCACAACAAGTAAATCCAGAAactattagtatatataaacaaattcataGCTTTGATGATCACTCAGTTcctaaaaaatgtttaaatacaaaacaaaattctAATATCAACGTACAAATGCAGTGTCATAGGAAAAACTGTAATACAGATACAAAATCAGATGGAATTTCTTCTCATTGCGATGTTAATAATTGGAACagttataatcataatatagATCCTTGGATTCAACCATActctttttataacaattatacaGATAACAACTTTTCTTACAATCTAAATTATGATACGTGTCAGAAGCAAACTTCTCCAAATagtgattattataaattaaaaattaatcaaaatacaTCAAATAATTCTGTAAATTCagatgataaagaagaaatagacaTTGAAGAATTATTTACATCCATTAGAATACAAACTAATAATTTACACTGGCAAATTTATCAGTCTCAAATGTTAGAACAGTACAGTGAAAATGAATAG